One segment of Anastrepha obliqua isolate idAnaObli1 chromosome 3, idAnaObli1_1.0, whole genome shotgun sequence DNA contains the following:
- the LOC129241782 gene encoding probable chitinase 10, giving the protein MKSLLEFLLCLAFLHKCSMGRVVDQQIDQSFLAICRNRNGVTAPMAGSCTGFFICVDGHAIASSCGNFYHFNARTGLCEHPLKAACSSKKSLIRDAVPATRLITRSSLPKPKNPNEVIADLSAGPICRNQLTGIILPKSDSCTQYYVCILQRPFRRTCPPMLHFNATRGLCQDPVMAQCVMPFDNKQEMPANKRKVINYSKEASLAAGIIKADTDYSNVEDICATSSDGTVLPYPGDCGRFIFCVHHQTLTLFCPEGHHFSRRYGRCEWPAVAECRTLS; this is encoded by the exons ATGAAGAGTTTACTTGAATTTTTACTATGTTTGGCTTTCTTGCACAAATGCAGTATGGGCCGGGTGGTCGAT CAGCAGATTGATCAAAGTTTTCTCGCAATATGCCGTAATCGAAATGGAGTCACAGCACCCATGGCGGGCTCTTGCACAGGTTTCTTTATTTGCGTCGATGGCCACGCCATTGCTAGCTCTTGCggcaatttttatcattttaatgCCCGCACAGGACTTTGCGAACATCCTCTGAAAGCTGCCTGTTCCAGTAAAAAGTCACTTATCAGGGATGCAGTACCTGCAACAAGATTAATTACTCGTTCCTCTTTGCCGAAACCGAAAAATCCAAACGAAGTAATTGCCGATCTGAGTGCAGGCCCAATCTGCAGGAATCAGCTAACTGGTATAATTCTACCTAAATCGGACTCCTGCACACAATACTATGTGTGCATACTGCAGCGACCTTTTCGCCGCACTTGTCCTCCCATGTTGCACTTCAATGCAACACGAGGTCTATGCCAGGATCCGGTGATGGCTCAATGCGTTATGCCATTCGACAATAAGCAAGAAATGCCAGCAAATAAAAGGAAAGTGATAAACTATTCTAAAGAAGCTAGCCTAGCTGCCGGAATTATAAAAGCCGATACTGATTACAGCAACGTAGAAGATATTTGCGCAACAAGTTCAGATGGTACCGTGCTCCCTTACCCAGGCGACTGTGGCCGGTTTATTTTCTGTGTGCACCACCAAACTTTGACATTGTTTTGTCCAGAAGGACACCACTTTAGTCGG
- the LOC129240392 gene encoding peritrophin-1-like, with the protein MTMTRSIYFPQTNLQILTVIGVWIWTAVASKEMLEQPFRHPDCPLIDDPMHPIQLPYPTDCRKYYSCKNGYAYSMLCQNELQWSTLTYRCDFPTVAKCAGTPSYPIDPTPSGAFPTSENNVFKRDATDCNKFYSCMPMRCPPLQYWNVLLERCDSPQNTLCETSAHIWTEPPFIYDTIPTAATPPSYPKGNLVPAPMSPIHEAESSNLLALCSTPGVDYVRHPYDCHKFIQCDGFATVHTCANDLYWNSEVMACDRYCK; encoded by the exons ATGACAATGA CTCGAAGCATCTATTTTCCGCAAACAAATCTGCAGATCCTGACAGTCATTGGTGTATGGATATGGACAGCTGTGGCTTCAAAAGAAATG CTTGAGCAACCTTTCCGGCATCCCGACTGCCCACTGATAGATGATCCAATGCATCCGATACAGTTGCCTTACCCCACCGACTGCAGAAAGTACTATAGCTGTAAAAATGGTTACGCCTACTCCATGTTGTGTCAAAATGAACTTCAATGGAGCACGCTGACTTATCGCTGCGATTTTCCAACTGTCGCAAAATGCGCCGGCACTCCTTCCTATCCGATTGATCCAACACCTAGCGGTGCATTTCCAACATCGGAAAACAATGTATTCAAGAGGGATGCTACAGACTGCAATAAATTCTACAGTTGCATGCCGATGCGTTGCCCCCCACTTCAGTATTGGAATGTATTACTAGAGCGCTGCGATTCACCACAGAATACCCTGTGTGAAACTTCCGCGCACATTTGGACGGAACCGCCATTCATATACGATACAATACCAACAGCAGCCACGCCCCCATCATATCCCAAAGGAAATCTAGTACCTGCCCCAATGAGCCCCATTCACGAAGCCGAATCCTCCAACCTATTAGCCTTATGTAGTACACCTGGCGTTGATTATGTGCGCCACCCTTACGACTGCCATAAATTCATTCAATGCGATGGCTTCGCTACGGTACATACCTGTGCCAACGATCTTTACTGGAACTCGGAAGTAATGGCTTGCGATCGCTATTGCAAATGA